One window from the genome of Salisaeta longa DSM 21114 encodes:
- a CDS encoding M1 family metallopeptidase: protein MLSCWSALLLLVGGSAFSLSCQAQPAPLPPARPHPGMDVQHYDLSLVLSDSTDRIAGTATASVVVTADTLTRLRLDLVHPEDGSRTGMTATDVAVNGAAVPFVQRRHEVVARVGRGLQAGRTYALTVQYHGIPADGLIIGTNQHGARTFFGDNWPNRARHWLPVVDHPADKAAFTFHVTAPAHYDIVSNGDDVGRRVTGARRTVTWSTKEPLPTKVAVIGVADFAVDTVGTYRGRPVTSWVYPPDSTAGFQDLGQALPIVQFFAQQIAPYPYPKLANVQSTTRYGGMENAAAIFYSEAAVGDTQNDEALVAHEVAHQWFGNTVTEADWPHLWLSEGFATYLTQLYMEHAYGPARLETGMRQARERVIVFQRRNPNTPLVDTTYSDPNELLTLNPYQKGAWVLHMLRHRVGLSGFWDGLRLYYQRFEEGNATTADFRRAMEDATGANLQRFFAQWTRRAGHPVITGTWRYDAEAQEVVLTLRQTQAGAPFAFPLDVAMYAGSTGTTTTAMVDAATETVRLAARERPTRVVLDPNVRLLMEGGVRPAGGRE, encoded by the coding sequence GTGTTGTCTTGTTGGAGCGCGCTTCTCCTCCTGGTGGGGGGAAGCGCGTTTTCGCTGTCGTGCCAGGCCCAGCCGGCCCCCTTGCCGCCGGCGCGTCCGCATCCCGGAATGGACGTGCAGCACTACGACCTGTCGCTGGTGCTGTCGGATAGCACCGATCGGATAGCGGGCACAGCCACCGCGTCGGTGGTGGTCACCGCCGATACGCTCACCCGGCTTCGGCTCGACCTGGTGCATCCGGAAGATGGCAGCCGGACCGGTATGACGGCGACCGACGTGGCCGTAAACGGCGCGGCCGTTCCGTTTGTGCAGCGCCGCCACGAGGTGGTCGCGCGCGTCGGGCGGGGGCTGCAGGCCGGGCGCACCTACGCGCTCACCGTGCAGTATCACGGCATTCCGGCCGATGGCCTCATCATTGGCACCAATCAGCACGGGGCCCGCACGTTCTTTGGCGACAACTGGCCGAACCGCGCGCGCCACTGGTTGCCCGTGGTCGACCATCCGGCCGATAAGGCTGCATTCACCTTTCATGTGACGGCGCCCGCGCACTACGACATCGTATCGAATGGCGACGACGTAGGGCGCCGCGTGACCGGCGCGCGTCGCACGGTGACGTGGAGCACCAAAGAACCCTTGCCAACCAAGGTGGCCGTCATTGGCGTCGCCGATTTTGCCGTCGACACCGTGGGGACGTATCGCGGGCGGCCGGTGACGAGCTGGGTGTATCCGCCCGATTCCACTGCCGGATTTCAAGATCTGGGGCAGGCCCTTCCCATCGTGCAATTCTTTGCCCAGCAGATTGCGCCGTACCCCTACCCGAAGCTCGCCAACGTCCAATCCACGACGCGGTATGGCGGCATGGAAAACGCCGCCGCCATTTTCTACAGCGAGGCCGCCGTGGGCGATACGCAAAACGACGAAGCGCTCGTAGCACACGAGGTGGCGCATCAGTGGTTTGGCAACACCGTAACGGAAGCCGACTGGCCGCACCTGTGGCTGAGCGAAGGGTTTGCCACCTACCTGACGCAGCTGTACATGGAGCACGCCTATGGCCCGGCGCGCCTTGAAACCGGCATGCGGCAAGCCCGCGAGCGCGTGATCGTCTTTCAGCGACGCAATCCCAACACGCCGCTGGTGGACACCACCTACAGCGACCCGAACGAACTGCTCACGCTCAACCCTTACCAGAAGGGCGCCTGGGTGCTGCACATGCTGCGGCACCGCGTGGGCCTGTCCGGTTTTTGGGACGGCCTGCGCTTGTATTATCAGCGGTTCGAAGAAGGCAACGCCACGACGGCCGACTTCCGGCGGGCCATGGAGGACGCCACCGGGGCCAACCTGCAGCGGTTTTTCGCGCAGTGGACGCGCCGCGCCGGTCACCCGGTGATCACGGGCACGTGGCGCTACGATGCCGAGGCGCAGGAGGTGGTGCTTACCCTCCGGCAAACGCAAGCGGGCGCGCCGTTCGCTTTTCCATTGGATGTAGCGATGTATGCCGGCAGTACAGGAACGACAACAACGGCCATGGTGGATGCGGCGACCGAGACGGTGCGGCTCGCGGCTCGCGAGCGGCCGACGCGCGTGGTGCTTGATCCCAACGTGCGGTTGCTCATGGAAGGAGGCGTACGCCCGGCCGGAGGCCGCGAATGA